The proteins below are encoded in one region of bacterium:
- a CDS encoding VOC family protein, whose translation MTGKNNLRRMDNVGIVVESLEEAIAFFTELGLKLEGRAMIEGEWAGRVTGLGDQSVEIAMMATPDGHSRLELSRFLRPAVAADHRRAPVNALGYLRVMFTVEDIEGTLTRLRARGAQLVGEVVRYENSYKLCYLRGPEGILLGLAQELG comes from the coding sequence ATGACCGGAAAGAACAACCTGCGGCGGATGGACAACGTCGGGATCGTGGTGGAGTCGCTCGAGGAGGCCATCGCTTTTTTCACCGAGCTGGGCCTGAAGCTCGAGGGCCGGGCCATGATCGAGGGGGAATGGGCCGGGCGGGTGACCGGGCTGGGCGACCAGTCCGTCGAGATCGCCATGATGGCCACCCCCGACGGACACAGTCGGCTCGAGCTCTCGCGGTTCCTGCGCCCCGCCGTCGCCGCCGACCACCGCCGGGCCCCGGTGAACGCCCTGGGCTACCTGCGCGTCATGTTCACCGTGGAGGACATCGAGGGCACGCTCACCCGCCTCCGCGCGCGCGGCGCCCAGCTCGTCGGCGAGGTGGTCCGATACGAGAACAGCTACAAGCTCTGTTATCTGCGGGGTCCCGAGGGGATCCTCCTCGGGCTCGCCCAAGAGCTCGGCTGA
- a CDS encoding nuclear transport factor 2 family protein, translated as MDEDIRIAGIQASRALAETREYTRIAEEYRAAVNARDLTAIGRTLHPDLHFVGPAGEVHGRESFLGIYTKAFADLEKLDRTTEALENNLVYFKYYLVLPPPLAPIQGTLKTTHAEDGLIRKIEMTHPSSRTGNEPNPQ; from the coding sequence ATGGACGAGGACATTCGGATCGCAGGGATCCAGGCTAGCCGGGCACTGGCCGAGACCCGCGAATATACGAGGATCGCCGAGGAATACCGGGCGGCCGTGAACGCCCGCGATCTGACGGCGATCGGCAGGACGCTCCATCCCGACCTTCATTTCGTGGGGCCCGCCGGCGAGGTGCATGGCCGGGAGAGTTTTTTGGGGATCTACACGAAGGCTTTCGCCGACCTGGAGAAGTTGGATCGGACGACCGAGGCCTTGGAGAACAACCTGGTCTATTTCAAGTATTACCTGGTCCTGCCCCCGCCCCTCGCCCCGATCCAAGGCACCCTGAAGACGACCCACGCGGAAGATGGGCTCATTCGAAAGATCGAAATGACCCACCCCTCGAGCCGGACCGGGAATGAACCGAACCCCCAATGA